One Deltaproteobacteria bacterium genomic window carries:
- a CDS encoding site-specific DNA-methyltransferase, producing MGVTSPPYNKGEDKKGWLVANVKYSGATDKLPEDLYQKTQIEVLNELFRVTNPGGSFFYNHKLRWERGEMFHPMDWLRRTKWTVKQEVIWDRMIAANIRGWRFWQVEERIYWLYKPNGVKLIGEELKPKHALLSSIWRFSPERKVPHPAPFPLALPIRAIYSIMDERKGVIIDPYCGSGTTLAAAKILGHDFIGIEMSDEYIKFADNRIKNYKAEIRLANKEMAKHIVEKTFKERKERGEFTGKHGKNSKLYKQNTVQPNLFSPTKYVAQEESQLTKSQEIVKEEKSRYYRTRNTNKKAIKKAVRK from the coding sequence ATGGGTGTGACATCACCGCCGTATAATAAAGGTGAAGACAAAAAGGGGTGGTTAGTTGCAAATGTAAAATATTCCGGTGCAACAGATAAGTTACCTGAAGATTTATATCAAAAAACTCAAATAGAAGTTTTAAATGAACTTTTTAGAGTTACCAATCCGGGCGGTTCATTTTTCTATAACCATAAACTCAGATGGGAAAGAGGAGAAATGTTTCATCCGATGGATTGGTTAAGAAGAACCAAATGGACAGTTAAGCAAGAAGTAATCTGGGATAGGATGATTGCTGCTAATATACGAGGCTGGAGATTTTGGCAGGTGGAGGAAAGGATATATTGGCTCTATAAACCCAATGGAGTAAAACTTATTGGTGAAGAATTAAAACCAAAACATGCTTTATTAAGTTCAATCTGGCGATTTTCACCAGAACGGAAAGTTCCTCATCCTGCCCCTTTTCCACTTGCACTGCCAATTAGAGCGATTTATTCAATTATGGACGAGAGAAAAGGGGTAATAATTGACCCTTATTGCGGAAGCGGCACAACATTAGCGGCAGCGAAAATATTAGGGCATGATTTTATAGGTATAGAAATGTCAGATGAATATATTAAGTTTGCTGATAATAGAATAAAAAATTATAAGGCAGAAATAAGGTTAGCAAATAAAGAAATGGCAAAGCATATTGTAGAAAAGACTTTTAAAGAAAGAAAGGAAAGAGGAGAGTTTACCGGCAAACACGGGAAAAATAGTAAATTATACAAACAAAATACAGTTCAGCCTAATTTATTTAGTCCAACTAAATATGTGGCACAAGAAGAATCTCAATTGACCAAATCTCAAGAAATTGTCAAAGAGGAAAAGAGCCGATATTACAGAACGAGAAATACAAATAAGAAGGCAATAAAAAAAGCAGTTAGAAAGTAA
- a CDS encoding insulinase family protein, with product MSKIQKTTLKNGIHVITEEVKDFQSASIGIWVNIGSRDEEKDRNGVSHFIEHLLFKGTEKRSAKDIARDIESVGGVLNAFTGREYTCFYAKVLGDDLPLAVDLLSDIFLNSRFDAKELERERQVVLQEIKMVEDTPDDLIHDMFADIFWKGHSIGRPVLGTSGTIKKMKRDAILKYFKNTYLPHTTIITAAGNLKHDKLVGLLKKSFKGMKHGSFARDAKLPKPSPSVVLERKKLEQVHICIGSSSPSQRDPARYKAYLLNTILGGGMSSRLFQEIREKRGLAYSVYSYLNLYLDTGSLVVYTGVAENNVSKTIGLVLEEFKRISREPVTKDELSVAKEQLKGGMLLGLESTENRMSKLAKDEMYFKRVVPVKEIIREVEKIKPADIMELANKMFNIDSIGMAAMGNIKKNL from the coding sequence ATGTCAAAAATCCAGAAAACAACTCTAAAAAACGGCATCCATGTTATAACTGAAGAGGTTAAAGATTTTCAGTCTGCGTCCATTGGCATATGGGTAAATATAGGCTCCAGGGATGAGGAAAAGGACAGGAACGGTGTATCTCATTTTATAGAGCATCTCTTGTTTAAAGGCACTGAAAAGAGGTCTGCAAAGGATATTGCCAGAGACATAGAATCTGTCGGCGGTGTCCTGAATGCCTTTACAGGCAGGGAATACACATGCTTTTACGCAAAGGTTTTGGGCGATGATTTGCCTCTTGCTGTTGACCTTTTATCAGATATATTCCTGAACTCAAGATTTGATGCTAAAGAACTTGAAAGGGAAAGGCAGGTTGTTCTTCAGGAAATCAAGATGGTTGAGGATACGCCGGATGATTTAATCCACGATATGTTTGCTGACATTTTTTGGAAAGGACATTCAATCGGCAGGCCTGTGCTTGGCACTTCAGGGACAATCAAAAAAATGAAAAGGGATGCAATACTTAAATATTTCAAAAATACATACCTGCCCCATACAACAATCATAACAGCCGCAGGCAATCTGAAACATGATAAACTTGTGGGTCTTTTGAAAAAGTCATTTAAAGGCATGAAACACGGTTCATTTGCAAGAGATGCGAAACTGCCAAAACCATCGCCATCTGTTGTTTTGGAAAGAAAAAAACTTGAGCAGGTGCATATATGTATTGGTTCATCTTCGCCCTCGCAAAGAGACCCTGCCAGATACAAGGCATATCTATTGAACACAATCCTCGGCGGCGGCATGAGTTCAAGACTGTTTCAGGAAATCAGGGAAAAAAGAGGACTAGCCTATTCTGTTTATTCGTATCTGAATCTTTATCTTGATACAGGTTCACTTGTTGTTTATACAGGTGTTGCAGAAAATAATGTAAGTAAGACAATTGGGCTCGTTTTAGAAGAGTTTAAAAGGATAAGCCGTGAACCTGTAACAAAGGATGAACTAAGTGTTGCAAAGGAGCAGTTAAAAGGCGGGATGCTCCTTGGGCTTGAGTCAACCGAAAACAGGATGAGTAAACTTGCAAAGGATGAGATGTATTTTAAGAGGGTCGTCCCTGTAAAAGAGATAATAAGAGAGGTAGAAAAGATTAAACCCGCAGATATTATGGAACTTGCAAATAAGATGTTTAATATTGATTCAATAGGCATGGCAGCAATGGGGAATATTAAAAAGAATTTATAA
- a CDS encoding DUF503 domain-containing protein, which yields MVIGICQIDLLMHNTKSLKDKRKILKGIIEKTKNRFNVSIAEVGDNDVWQRSQIGFCVVGNDACHINSSLDKTIDFIDSLHLAEIIDHRIEIINY from the coding sequence ATGGTAATCGGTATCTGTCAAATAGATTTATTAATGCATAATACCAAATCCCTTAAGGACAAAAGAAAGATTTTAAAAGGTATTATTGAAAAGACAAAAAATAGATTCAATGTTTCTATTGCCGAGGTAGGTGATAATGATGTCTGGCAGAGGTCGCAGATAGGTTTTTGTGTGGTTGGAAATGATGCATGCCATATAAATTCCAGTCTTGATAAGACCATAGACTTTATAGATAGTCTTCACCTTGCAGAGATAATAGACCACAGGATTGAGATAATAAATTACTAA
- the truB gene encoding tRNA pseudouridine(55) synthase TruB, translating to MDGFLVINKPKGITSHDVVTRVKKATNSRKVGHTGTLDPFATGVLTLCINEATSLARFFENDVKEYIALMKVGEETDTYDIDGRVISKCDVSDMDCENIVSVLKGFLGVYMQTPPMYSAIKKGGVPLYKLARKGIEVLREPRAVNIYEMDIIESSIPYIRFRVVCSKGTYIRSLCHDIGEKLGCGAYLSSLHRVRSGGFAVEDSLSLDSISSDTLADKVITIEDMFKDQPSIFSQRLIVIHLPKMM from the coding sequence ATGGATGGTTTTTTAGTTATCAATAAGCCAAAAGGCATTACATCCCATGATGTGGTGACAAGGGTTAAAAAGGCAACTAACTCAAGAAAGGTAGGGCATACAGGGACATTGGACCCGTTTGCAACCGGTGTGCTTACCCTCTGTATAAATGAGGCAACATCTCTTGCCCGATTTTTTGAAAACGATGTCAAGGAATATATTGCCTTGATGAAGGTTGGGGAAGAAACAGATACATATGATATTGACGGCAGGGTAATCAGTAAGTGCGATGTATCGGATATGGACTGCGAAAATATTGTTTCAGTGTTAAAGGGGTTTCTAGGTGTATATATGCAGACCCCGCCGATGTATTCTGCCATCAAGAAAGGCGGTGTCCCTCTTTACAAACTTGCAAGAAAGGGGATAGAGGTATTACGGGAACCAAGGGCTGTAAATATCTATGAGATGGATATTATTGAATCCTCCATCCCTTATATAAGATTTCGGGTTGTATGCTCAAAAGGGACATATATCAGGTCTTTATGTCATGATATTGGTGAAAAACTGGGGTGTGGTGCATATCTTTCATCCTTGCATCGCGTAAGAAGCGGCGGGTTTGCAGTAGAGGATAGTTTATCTTTAGACAGCATATCATCTGATACCCTTGCAGATAAGGTTATAACAATAGAAGATATGTTTAAAGACCAGCCGTCAATCTTCTCCCAGAGGTTGATTGTAATTCATTTGCCCAAGATGATGTGA
- a CDS encoding bifunctional oligoribonuclease/PAP phosphatase NrnA — protein MDNYFNKVIDEINKGERFLVASHINPEGDAVGSALAMALGLKKLGKYSKVFFHDNVPHTFKFLDGAMDVVHKVGDDEIFDAAIVVDCGQLDRLGDNFETIKNKGKIINIDHHITNNLFGDINFVIPEASSTGEIVYDLLNAMDVKITKDIAVNIYTSVLTDTGSFRYSSTTPHALVVAAEMIKAGVDPWDISQRIYESYPAKRFKLLGMVLDTLEVSEHGKIAVLVVTQDMLKRADADKELTEGFVNFARAIDGVEVGILFRESKSGEYKMSFRSRGNIDVAEIGSMFGGGGHKNAAGCNLQGTLEEVKEKILSATIEKIGGGK, from the coding sequence ATGGACAACTATTTTAATAAAGTCATTGATGAGATAAACAAAGGGGAGAGATTCCTAGTTGCCTCCCATATTAATCCTGAAGGTGATGCAGTTGGTTCTGCACTGGCAATGGCACTTGGGTTGAAAAAATTAGGGAAGTATTCAAAGGTCTTTTTTCATGACAATGTCCCTCATACGTTCAAATTTCTGGACGGTGCAATGGATGTTGTACATAAAGTAGGCGATGACGAGATATTTGATGCAGCGATTGTGGTTGATTGCGGACAATTAGACAGGCTAGGCGATAATTTTGAAACCATTAAAAATAAAGGGAAGATTATAAATATTGACCACCATATAACAAATAACCTGTTTGGCGATATTAATTTTGTGATACCAGAGGCATCCAGTACAGGTGAAATAGTCTATGACCTCCTTAATGCAATGGATGTCAAAATAACAAAAGATATTGCTGTAAATATCTATACATCCGTGTTAACCGATACAGGTTCGTTCAGATATTCATCCACTACACCGCATGCCCTTGTAGTTGCTGCAGAGATGATTAAAGCAGGGGTTGACCCATGGGATATATCCCAGAGGATATATGAGAGTTATCCTGCAAAAAGGTTTAAACTGCTGGGTATGGTTTTAGATACATTGGAGGTGTCTGAACACGGAAAGATTGCTGTCCTTGTAGTTACGCAGGATATGCTGAAAAGGGCAGATGCTGATAAGGAACTTACAGAAGGTTTTGTAAACTTTGCGAGGGCTATAGATGGTGTTGAGGTGGGTATATTATTCAGGGAATCAAAGTCGGGTGAATACAAGATGAGTTTTCGTTCAAGAGGCAATATAGATGTTGCAGAGATAGGAAGTATGTTTGGAGGCGGTGGGCATAAAAATGCTGCAGGATGTAATCTTCAGGGAACACTTGAGGAGGTAAAAGAAAAGATTTTATCTGCAACAATAGAAAAAATTGGAGGTGGGAAGTAG
- the nusA gene encoding transcription termination/antitermination protein NusA: MGLNLNNVLEQIGKDKGLEKKVLVDAIESALLTAARKRYGSHKEIEAHFSEELGEIEIFQFKTVAESVADHDVEISLEEALTLDSEATVGDSLGIKLDISDLGRIAAQTAKQIITQKVRDAEKDVVYNEYINRVGDIVTGIVLRFERGDMLVDLGRAEAVLEKDEQVRGEGYRQGDRIRAMIIGVKRNTRGPSIMLSRATPDFVARLFKDEVPEIYEGIIEIKVVAREPGDRTKIAVYSKDSDVDPVGACVGIKGSRVQTVVQELRGEKIDIIPWSKDYVKFVCSALSPASVLKVLLDEDGHSIEVVVADDQLSLAIGKRGQNVRLAAKLTGWKLDIRSESEAKKIHKEEIEDIFAREITENIGDKTEEVVEGSLSDKEAGVEAIDGVGKKTRDLLKNAGFITVGDILNSSAEALSSIEGIGGKKAEKIIDAAKRYAKVE, from the coding sequence ATGGGTTTAAACTTAAATAATGTTCTGGAACAGATTGGCAAAGACAAAGGGCTTGAAAAAAAAGTTCTGGTAGATGCTATAGAGTCTGCGCTATTAACAGCTGCAAGAAAGAGATACGGCAGCCATAAAGAGATAGAGGCACATTTCAGCGAAGAGTTGGGGGAGATTGAAATCTTTCAATTCAAGACAGTTGCAGAGAGTGTTGCAGACCATGATGTTGAAATATCTCTTGAAGAGGCATTGACACTGGACTCGGAGGCTACTGTTGGCGACAGCCTTGGTATAAAACTTGACATCAGCGACCTTGGGAGGATTGCGGCACAGACAGCAAAACAGATTATCACCCAGAAGGTAAGGGATGCAGAAAAAGATGTTGTGTATAATGAATATATAAACAGGGTAGGGGATATTGTTACAGGGATTGTATTAAGATTTGAACGCGGTGATATGCTTGTTGACCTTGGCAGGGCAGAGGCAGTTCTTGAAAAGGATGAACAGGTGAGAGGTGAAGGGTATCGTCAGGGAGACAGGATAAGGGCAATGATTATTGGTGTAAAGAGGAATACCAGAGGCCCATCCATCATGCTCTCCAGAGCAACCCCTGATTTTGTGGCAAGACTTTTTAAGGATGAGGTGCCAGAGATATATGAAGGTATTATAGAGATTAAGGTTGTAGCAAGGGAGCCAGGCGACAGAACAAAGATTGCCGTATATTCAAAGGACAGTGATGTTGACCCGGTTGGTGCATGTGTTGGTATAAAAGGTTCAAGGGTGCAGACAGTTGTACAGGAACTTCGCGGCGAGAAGATAGATATAATTCCATGGTCAAAAGACTATGTAAAGTTTGTCTGCAGTGCCCTTTCCCCTGCTTCGGTTCTGAAGGTTTTACTGGACGAGGATGGTCATTCTATAGAAGTTGTTGTTGCTGATGACCAACTCTCCCTGGCAATAGGCAAGAGGGGGCAAAATGTCCGTCTGGCTGCTAAACTTACAGGCTGGAAACTTGATATCCGCAGTGAATCAGAGGCTAAAAAAATCCATAAAGAAGAGATAGAGGATATATTTGCAAGGGAAATTACAGAGAATATAGGTGATAAAACAGAAGAGGTTGTGGAAGGATCTCTTTCTGATAAAGAAGCAGGTGTTGAGGCTATAGATGGTGTGGGGAAAAAGACGAGAGACTTGCTCAAGAATGCTGGTTTTATTACAGTGGGCGACATACTAAACTCATCTGCAGAGGCACTCTCGTCTATAGAGGGGATAGGTGGTAAAAAGGCAGAAAAGATTATTGATGCCGCAAAAAGGTATGCTAAAGTGGAATAA
- the infB gene encoding translation initiation factor IF-2, with protein MSDKGKEKEVTSRQVEEKRVKPTVIRRRAVAPVQEVPQVVMPPVPVTIEEKEPVLTEIKGEKKQPAAAKKPLKAIPAERKEGIKHVFKKSGRHAVELTKEPEPIKPLEADILPLEEAGKKREIKEIKITPAEKFVKKRTGAPGRRERKFELRDRITKIPVPVIQKTVKTTETSVLKPSTRVIKIADAISIGDLSQKLGIKAVDIIKKLIDMGTMVTINQFIDVDTAAIVASEFGGEVENITLQEDDLLRDVSSHVSGELKTRPPVVTVMGHVDHGKTSLLDAVRKTNVAAGEAGGITQHIGAYHVHLDKGDVTFLDTPGHEAFTSMRARGTKATDIVILVVAADDGVMPQTIEAVNHAKAANVPIIVAINKIDLPAANPQRVKQALTEYGLVPEDWGGTTIFCEVSAKKNTGIKELLELILLQADVLELKSDPKKSARGIVVEAKLDKGRGPVATVLIQEGTLKGGDAFIMGTHWGRIRAMINDWGKRVDNAGASMPVEVLGASSVPDAGDLFVVVRDEATAKQIAGIRQSKARESELKKTSRISLDELYDKIKIGEIKELGLIIKGDVHGSVEAVAESLKKLPSDAVKIKIMHSAVGGINEGDVMLASASNAIIIGFNIRPEPKVLALAEKEGVDIRLYSIIYDVTDDIKKAMEGMLAPTLKEKILGRAAIRDVFHITRVGNIAGCYVTDGKILRGANVRLIRDNVVIYNGKLSSLKRFKDDVKEVVSGYECGMGIENYNDIKAGDIIEAYVMEEVARKL; from the coding sequence ATGTCTGATAAAGGGAAGGAAAAAGAAGTGACATCAAGGCAGGTAGAGGAAAAAAGGGTCAAACCTACTGTTATCAGGAGACGAGCGGTAGCACCTGTTCAAGAGGTGCCGCAGGTTGTTATGCCCCCTGTTCCAGTTACTATTGAAGAAAAAGAACCTGTCCTGACAGAGATTAAGGGGGAAAAAAAACAACCTGCGGCTGCAAAGAAACCTTTGAAGGCAATACCTGCTGAGAGGAAAGAAGGGATAAAACATGTATTCAAAAAGAGCGGCAGGCATGCGGTAGAGTTGACTAAAGAACCAGAACCCATCAAGCCTCTTGAAGCGGATATATTGCCGTTGGAAGAGGCAGGCAAGAAGAGAGAGATAAAAGAAATAAAAATTACCCCTGCTGAAAAGTTTGTAAAGAAAAGAACTGGGGCACCGGGCAGAAGGGAAAGGAAATTTGAATTAAGGGACAGGATAACAAAGATTCCTGTGCCTGTTATACAAAAGACGGTCAAAACTACAGAGACCTCTGTCCTTAAACCTTCTACGCGGGTAATCAAGATTGCGGATGCCATCAGCATCGGAGACCTCTCACAGAAACTCGGCATAAAGGCAGTTGATATTATAAAAAAACTTATTGATATGGGCACAATGGTAACAATAAACCAATTTATAGATGTTGATACAGCAGCTATTGTTGCCAGCGAATTCGGGGGCGAGGTTGAAAACATAACATTGCAGGAAGATGACCTTTTAAGAGATGTGTCTTCTCATGTCAGCGGAGAACTCAAAACAAGACCCCCTGTTGTTACAGTAATGGGGCATGTTGACCATGGCAAGACATCCCTTCTTGATGCTGTCAGAAAAACAAATGTTGCTGCAGGTGAGGCTGGCGGTATAACACAGCATATAGGTGCATATCATGTCCATCTTGATAAAGGTGATGTAACTTTCCTTGACACACCAGGACATGAGGCATTTACCTCAATGAGGGCAAGGGGGACAAAGGCTACGGATATAGTGATTCTAGTTGTTGCTGCTGATGATGGAGTGATGCCTCAGACGATAGAGGCTGTAAACCATGCCAAGGCAGCAAATGTCCCGATAATTGTTGCAATAAATAAGATAGACCTGCCTGCTGCAAATCCGCAAAGGGTAAAACAGGCACTTACAGAATATGGTCTTGTCCCTGAAGACTGGGGCGGCACAACAATCTTCTGTGAGGTCTCTGCAAAAAAAAATACAGGGATAAAAGAACTGCTTGAACTAATACTTTTGCAGGCTGATGTTCTGGAACTAAAATCTGATCCAAAAAAATCTGCGCGAGGTATTGTGGTTGAGGCAAAACTTGACAAGGGCAGGGGTCCGGTTGCAACAGTCCTTATTCAGGAAGGGACATTGAAGGGAGGAGATGCATTTATCATGGGCACACATTGGGGAAGGATAAGGGCAATGATAAACGATTGGGGGAAAAGGGTTGACAATGCTGGCGCTTCAATGCCGGTAGAAGTGCTGGGTGCATCAAGTGTGCCTGACGCAGGAGATCTTTTTGTAGTTGTAAGGGATGAGGCAACTGCCAAGCAGATAGCAGGCATCAGACAGAGCAAGGCAAGAGAGTCAGAACTAAAAAAGACAAGCAGGATAAGCCTTGATGAACTATATGACAAGATAAAGATTGGTGAAATAAAAGAACTTGGTCTAATTATAAAGGGTGATGTCCACGGCTCTGTTGAGGCTGTAGCAGAGTCCCTTAAAAAACTCCCATCAGATGCAGTGAAGATAAAGATTATGCACAGTGCTGTCGGCGGCATTAATGAGGGTGATGTAATGCTTGCCTCCGCATCTAATGCAATAATAATAGGTTTTAATATCCGTCCTGAACCAAAGGTTTTAGCCCTTGCAGAAAAGGAAGGGGTTGATATAAGGCTTTATAGTATAATCTATGATGTAACAGATGATATCAAGAAGGCAATGGAGGGTATGCTTGCGCCAACACTTAAGGAAAAGATACTTGGCAGGGCAGCGATAAGAGATGTCTTTCATATCACAAGGGTTGGTAATATCGCAGGGTGTTATGTGACAGACGGCAAGATTTTAAGGGGGGCTAATGTAAGACTTATAAGGGATAATGTAGTAATATATAACGGTAAACTTTCCTCTCTGAAAAGATTTAAAGATGATGTCAAAGAGGTTGTTTCAGGATATGAATGCGGTATGGGTATAGAAAACTATAATGATATAAAGGCTGGAGATATAATTGAGGCTTATGTAATGGAAGAGGTGGCAAGAAAATTATGA
- the rpsO gene encoding 30S ribosomal protein S15, whose protein sequence is MLTQDRKYEIIGQYKVHERDTGSPEVQIALLSGRIGYLTEHFKVHTSDHHSRRGLLKLVGQRRRLLDYLKKKDNGRYKVVIEKLGIRK, encoded by the coding sequence ATGTTAACACAAGATAGAAAGTATGAAATTATTGGTCAGTACAAAGTGCATGAAAGGGATACCGGCTCTCCAGAGGTTCAGATAGCACTCTTAAGCGGCAGGATTGGTTATCTCACCGAGCATTTTAAGGTTCACACCTCTGACCACCATTCAAGGAGAGGACTGTTGAAACTTGTTGGCCAGAGAAGAAGGCTTCTGGATTATCTTAAGAAAAAGGATAATGGCAGATACAAGGTAGTTATAGAAAAACTTGGCATCAGAAAATAA
- the pnp gene encoding polyribonucleotide nucleotidyltransferase: MMTRQYEVEFGGRKLLIETGKVAKQSNGSVIVRYGDTVVLVTAVAANESAADTDFLPLTVNYMEMTYAAGKIPGGFFKREGRPSEKEVLTSRLIDRPLRPLFPDGYYNETQIIATVLSVDHENDPEIAALAGASAALTISDIPFNGPIAGVRVGRIDGKLICNPTIAQQKESDIDLVVAGSSDAVIMVEGGAKIVSEDDILDALTFAHNAVQPVIDIQRQIRDEMGKVKMIVPPLKTDEKLTNRVTEFAKPRIENALQIFTKQERYQSLSSIYNELVLDLKSEYADKEDEIKKVFEDIKYSVMRHNILNRSSRIDGRGLKDIRPITIDVGLLPRTHGSAMFTRGETQALVVTTLGTSEDEQKVDALSGWEHKRFMLHYNFPPFCTGEVKFLRGPGRREIGHGSLAERAIAKVVPSGEVFPYTIRLVSEILESNGSSSMASVCGASLSLMDAGVPVKSAVAGIAMGLVKEGECVAILSDILGDEDHLGDMDFKVAGTEDGVTAVQMDIKITGVTKEILREALYQAKDGRLYILGKMKDAMSSHRPELSAHAPRIVTIYVKQDKIRDVIGPGGKNIKGIVEKTGVKIDIDDSGKVNIASSDEESVKKAIDIIKELTQEVEVGRIYLGKVKKIMDFGAFVEIFPGTDGLVHISQLSDERVKDVRDILNEGDEVLVKVVEVDKQGKIRLSRKEALGKTITN; this comes from the coding sequence ATAATGACAAGACAATATGAAGTAGAGTTTGGCGGAAGGAAACTGTTAATAGAAACTGGGAAGGTGGCAAAACAATCAAATGGCAGTGTTATAGTCAGATACGGTGATACCGTTGTCCTTGTAACTGCGGTTGCTGCAAATGAATCTGCTGCTGACACAGATTTTCTTCCGCTGACTGTAAATTATATGGAGATGACCTATGCTGCGGGAAAGATACCGGGTGGTTTTTTTAAAAGGGAAGGGAGGCCATCTGAAAAAGAGGTCCTTACATCACGGCTTATTGACAGGCCGCTCAGACCCCTGTTCCCAGACGGCTATTATAACGAGACACAAATCATAGCGACGGTGCTTTCTGTTGACCATGAAAACGACCCTGAGATAGCAGCACTGGCAGGTGCGTCTGCAGCACTAACAATTTCTGATATACCTTTTAACGGGCCTATTGCCGGGGTTAGGGTCGGGAGGATTGACGGCAAACTCATCTGTAATCCAACTATAGCACAGCAGAAGGAAAGTGATATAGATTTAGTCGTTGCAGGCAGTTCAGATGCTGTTATTATGGTAGAAGGCGGTGCAAAGATAGTTTCTGAAGACGATATACTTGATGCCTTAACCTTTGCCCATAATGCGGTTCAGCCTGTAATAGATATTCAGAGACAGATAAGGGACGAGATGGGTAAGGTTAAGATGATAGTTCCGCCTCTTAAGACGGATGAAAAACTTACAAATAGGGTTACAGAGTTTGCAAAACCAAGGATAGAAAATGCATTACAGATATTCACTAAACAGGAAAGGTATCAGTCTTTGAGTAGTATTTATAATGAACTTGTTTTAGACCTGAAATCCGAATATGCAGACAAAGAGGATGAGATAAAAAAGGTATTTGAGGATATTAAATACAGTGTAATGCGGCATAATATACTAAACAGGTCATCGCGTATTGATGGCAGGGGTTTAAAGGATATAAGACCAATTACAATAGATGTAGGCTTACTGCCGCGCACACATGGTTCTGCTATGTTTACAAGGGGTGAAACACAGGCACTGGTGGTAACAACACTTGGCACATCAGAAGATGAACAGAAGGTAGATGCCCTTTCAGGCTGGGAGCATAAGAGGTTTATGCTTCACTATAATTTCCCTCCTTTTTGCACCGGTGAAGTTAAGTTCTTAAGAGGACCTGGCAGAAGAGAAATAGGTCATGGTTCGCTGGCAGAAAGGGCAATAGCAAAGGTTGTCCCGTCAGGCGAGGTATTTCCCTATACTATAAGACTTGTTTCAGAGATATTAGAATCAAATGGTTCATCCTCTATGGCTTCTGTATGCGGCGCATCATTATCACTTATGGACGCAGGCGTGCCTGTTAAATCAGCAGTTGCCGGCATAGCAATGGGACTCGTAAAGGAAGGTGAATGCGTGGCAATACTGTCAGATATACTTGGTGATGAAGACCATCTTGGCGACATGGACTTTAAGGTAGCAGGGACAGAGGATGGGGTTACTGCTGTGCAGATGGATATAAAGATAACAGGTGTAACAAAGGAGATTCTGCGAGAGGCTCTCTATCAGGCAAAAGATGGGAGGCTTTACATACTTGGAAAGATGAAGGACGCCATGTCATCCCATAGACCCGAACTCTCTGCACACGCGCCCAGGATAGTCACCATTTATGTCAAACAGGATAAGATACGGGATGTAATAGGTCCAGGGGGCAAGAATATAAAAGGTATCGTTGAAAAGACAGGTGTAAAGATAGATATAGATGATTCAGGCAAGGTAAATATCGCGTCTAGTGATGAAGAGTCTGTCAAGAAGGCAATTGATATTATCAAGGAACTTACGCAGGAGGTTGAGGTCGGCAGGATATATCTGGGTAAAGTTAAAAAAATCATGGACTTTGGTGCATTTGTAGAGATATTCCCCGGGACAGATGGGCTTGTGCATATATCACAACTGTCTGATGAAAGGGTAAAAGATGTCAGGGATATTTTAAATGAAGGCGACGAGGTTCTTGTAAAGGTTGTTGAGGTAGACAAACAGGGCAAGATAAGACTATCCCGCAAAGAGGCGCTGGGAAAAACAATTACGAATTAA
- the rbfA gene encoding 30S ribosome-binding factor RbfA, translating to MTYKRSDRIADLIKEKISTMLVMGEVNDPRIGFITITKVVLSDDLRHAKVFFSALGTDEERETSLLGLQKASGYIKRGLAKRLDLKHIPEIMFRYDDSLAYAGHINEILEGLKTGDR from the coding sequence ATGACTTACAAACGTTCAGACAGGATAGCAGACCTTATAAAAGAAAAGATATCCACTATGCTTGTGATGGGTGAAGTTAATGACCCGAGGATAGGTTTTATAACAATTACAAAGGTGGTGTTATCAGATGATTTGCGTCATGCGAAGGTTTTTTTTAGTGCGCTTGGGACAGATGAAGAACGAGAGACATCCCTATTGGGTCTGCAAAAGGCAAGCGGTTATATAAAAAGGGGGCTTGCAAAAAGATTGGATTTGAAGCATATACCTGAGATAATGTTCAGATATGATGACTCACTTGCGTATGCAGGTCATATAAACGAGATATTGGAAGGGTTAAAGACAGGTGATAGGTAA